From the Lathyrus oleraceus cultivar Zhongwan6 chromosome 4, CAAS_Psat_ZW6_1.0, whole genome shotgun sequence genome, one window contains:
- the LOC127136955 gene encoding uncharacterized protein LOC127136955 → MAAAPPPVERLLGDYGGANAPLRRMTIVNQPVNVAHFQLHPSTIRQLERRPFSGKINEDANKHLQRFLTMTTSLKIEGHSEEAKKLVMFPFTLSEDAEEWFYSLPAGSITTWQQMETTFLNEYFPASNFVNGLRMKTKQLIDTAAGGSTNFRTATGIKKIIEAIAANEHLELYDRSVSQPEGIIDLKLASQVVKMEDQIAAEVERRLKKMAIDTQTVAQQQQLYKQPQQQFQQQVPRKADWELAIEKMAAQSSQFQEETRSNLKNTGASIKNLEIHMSQIAQQLAGSQQHGVLPSSTVTNPRENNHVNAVTTRNEIKENEVANEEVTSDERVVKDKVIDPKSTVKLPFPTRNKKKGQHEKNFEKFLEMFKKLELNIPFLETLEQMPTYAKFMKDIISKKRTVETNPIILTETCSAILQGMKVPVKKKDRGSVTIPCTIGDRSFKKALIDLGASVSLMPLSIYKRLGIGKVQDTRMTLQFADHYVKRLYGIVEDVLVKIDKFVFPVDFVILEMPEDEEVPIILGRPFLETGRCLIDIEEGTMTLKVYDEELKLDV, encoded by the exons ATGGCAGCTGCCCCACCTCCTGTGGAGAGACTATTAGGCGATTATGGGGGAGCAAATGCCCCGCTTAGAAGGATGACAATCGTAAATCAACCAGTCAATGTTGCCCACTTTCAACTTCACCCCTCAACGATACGGCAACTAGAAAGGAGACCTTTCTCAGGAAAAATTAacgaagatgccaacaagcatttgcaaaggtttctgactatgactacgTCGTTAAAGATTGAGGGGCATTCTGAGGAAGCTAAGAAGCTGGTCATGTTTCCGTTCACATTGTCAGAAGATgctgaagagtggttctactcttTACCTGCTGGAAGCATCACAACTTGGCAACAGATGGAGACAACTTTTCTCAACGAGTACTTTCCAGCCTCT aattttgtaaatGGTCTTCGgatgaagactaagcaactcattgacacagcagctggtggctcaacTAACTTTAGAACAGCCACTGGTATTAAAAAGATTATCGAAGCCATTGCAGCCAATGAGCACCTGGAGTTGTATGACCGCAGTGTTAGTCAACCCGAAGggataattgacctgaaattGGCAAGTCAAGtggtgaagatggaagatcaaatagCAGCTGAAGTAGAAAGGAGACTGAAGAAGATGGCTATTGATACTCAAACTGTGGCACAG CAACAACAATTGTATAAACAACCTCAACAACAGTTTCAGCAACAGGTACCAAGAAAAGCTGATTGGGAGCTTGCCATTGAGAAGATGGCCGCTCAAAGCTCTCAATTTCAAGAAGAGACTCGAAGTAATTTAAAAAACACAGGTGCTTCAATTAAGAATCTTGAAATACATATGAGTCAGATAGCCCAACAACTAGCTGGTTCTCAACAACATGGCGTTTTACCAAGTTCTACGGTTACTAATCCAAGAGAAAATAATCATGTGAATGCGGTGACCACAAGGAATG agataaaagaaaatgaggttgcAAATGAAGAGGTTACTAGTGATGAAAGAGTGGTCAAAGATAAAGTTATAGATCCAAAATCGACCGTCAAACTGCCATTCccaacaagaaataagaagaaagggcagcatgagaaaaactttgagaagttCTTGGAGATGTTTAAAAAGCTTGAGCTAAACATTCCGTTCTTGGAGACGCTTGAGCAAATGCCTACCTATGCAAAGTTCATGAAAGATATCATCTCGAAGAAACGGACCGTAGAGACTAACCCGATTATTCTAACGGAAACTTGTAGTGCcattttgcagggtatgaaggTTCCGGTGAAAAAGAAGGATCGAGGGTCTGTGACTATtccgtgtaccattggagatagatcCTTCAAGAAAGCTCTAATTGATTTGGGAGCGAGTGTAAGTCTTATGCCGCTATCCATCTATAAGAGATTGGGGATAGGTAAAgttcaagataccagaatgacactcCAGTTTGCTGACCACTATGTGAAGAGACTGTATGGGATAGTAGAAGATGTGCTAGTAAAGATCGACAAGTTTGtgtttccggtggattttgtcattttggaaatgccggaagatgaagaggTACCAATCATTTTGGGGAGACCATTTTTAGAGACCGGGAGATGTTTGATCGACATAGAAGAAGGCACGATGACTTTGAAAGtgtatgatgaagagttaaaacTTGATGTGTGA